The Pseudomonadota bacterium region TCGAGGTCGAGCTTCTTCTGGCGATACAGGTCGAGGTACATCGGGAAGTCGACCTTGAAGTTGGCGCTGCCGTACATGCAACCGCGGATGGTCTTGGCGGTGAACGGCACGATCATGGCGTTGAAGGAGAAGCGGTCATCGGCGCGACCGACACCCACCAGCACCGTCATGCCGCCCATGCGCGTGGCCTTGAAGCAGGCTTCGACGAGCTTGCCCATGCCGACCACTTCAAAGGCGTAATCGACGCCGATGCCGTTGGTCATGTCCAGCACCTGCTTGAAGGCATCGGTCTTGGGATCGATGACGTCGGTGGCGCCGAACGAGCGGGCGAGTTCCATGCGCTCGGCGGAAAGATCGACGGCGATGATCTTGGCCGCGCCGGCAATGCGCGCGCCTTGGATGACGTTGAGGCCGACACCGCCGCAACCGAACACCGCGACGGTCGAGCCGGGCTTGACCTCGGCGGTCTTGATGGCGGCGCCGACGCCGGTGGTGACGCCGCAGCCGACCAGAGCGGCGGCCTTGAAATCATGGCTCTTGTCGATCGACACCACGCACACCGAAGGCACCACGCAGTATTCGGCCATGTTGCCGAGGAAGGACATCACGGTGATTTCCTTGCCGTCGAGCTTGACGCGGCTGGTGCCGTCGATGAGGCCGCCGTGCGGCTTGTTCTGCGCGCACAGGTGCGGTTCATGGTGATCGCAGAAATAGCAATTGCCACAGTTGGGCACGAACGACAGCACCACGTGGTCGCCGGGCTTGACGTTGGTCACGCCTTCGCCCACTTCCTCGACGATGCCGGCGCCTTCGTGGCCGAGCACCGAGGGCAGCTTCCAGCGGATGGTGCCGTTGATGATGGAAAGGTCCGAGTGGCAGATGCCGGTGGCCTTCATCTTGACCAGGACTTCGCCGGTCTTGGGCTTGTCGAGGGTGACATTGGCCACGGAAAATTCATTGACTGCGTGTGCGACTACCGCCTTCATAACGGTCGGACCTCCTCAGGAACTGGAACTATTGAAACGGGCTGGGTGGAAGGGCGCGAGTCTAGCGTGTTTTCCACCCAGCCGTGAGCGGCTCAGGCCGCCTTGCGTCGGCGCGCCAGCGCCAGCAAGCCGAACGCGGGGGCGAACAGCCACGCGGCGCCCGGCAGCGGCACCGGCGTCGGCTCGAAGGCCGCCGCGAACACGTCCGCCACCAGGGCGTGCACGCCGGTGGTCGGGTGCACGCCATCCCAGAACACGTGGCTGGACGGGTCCGCGCAGGCGCTGTCGTCGAACAGGTCGTCGACGCAGGGCGTGGTGGTGTCGGTAAAGCCCAGCGCCGCGGCGTTGGCGAGCAGGGCGTTGAAGGCGCCGAAGATGTCGACCACGTGGACCTTGCCGCCGCCGCCCGCGGCGAGGCTCACAAGGCCGTTGTTGAATGCCAGCGTCGCGCCAGTGAGTTCAGGGGAACGGCCAGTCGCGATGCCGCTCGGCGTGCGCCCGAGATCGGGCAGGTTGCCGACGAACACGTCGACCGCGCCGAGCGCGAGCAGTTGATCGATGGCGTTGCCGACGTTCGTGAGCGAAATCGGCACCACGTCCAGCGGCGAGGCGAAGCCGATACTGACCGCGTTGTTGATGTCGTTGGCACCGATCCACAGCGCGAAAGCGGTGTTCTGGCCGGTGACGTTTGGCACCAAGGGCAGCTGGGCGTTGAGGCCCGTGGCGGCATTGGCGAGCAGGCCGCCGAACAGCGGCACGGCGCTGAAGTCATCATCACCGGCGTTGTCGCGGCCGTTGATGACGCCGGAGAACGCGCCGCCCATGGCGGCATTGCCGATGGCGATACCGGGATGGCTCGCCGCATAGTACTCGGCCCACACCGGGCCATTGCTGAAGCGGCCCGGGAAGTAAGGCTCGTTCGGCTCCGCGAAGAAACCGAAGCTCGCACTCGACAGTGCGCTGAACAGCCGCCCCGTGTCGGACAGGCTGTCGCCCAGTATGCCGAGGGTGGAAAAGGCGGCGTGGGCCGGCATCTGGCAGGCGGCCAGTGCTAGCCCTAGGAATGCGGAACGAATCTTCATGGTGTACCTACCTTGGTTCGAGAATGAAACCGGGTACTGAATATAGCACCGCGAGCGCACGCCACCGTTCGCATTGGCCGTCGCCCTTGGCTAGAATCGTGACTCGCTCCCGGGTTCGGCGCCGACTTTCGCGTTGGGTCGGGCGTGGTGCGTGGGCAAACAACGATGGAGGCGACGACGGTGATTCGAGCAAGCAACATCCTGCGTGTCGGATTCGCGCTGGCCGCGTGGTGCGGCGCAGCCCTGGCCGCCGACCCGATTCCGCCCGAGAAAATCGGCGTGGCCCCGGCGCCCGCGGCGACCCCCCATCGGCTGTACCTGACGGACCTGCAGATTGCGCACATCACCGATGGCCTGGTGCACATCGTCGACGGTCAGTCCTTCAAGTACCTCGGCATGTTCTCCACCGGCCTGTTCGGCATCACGGCGCTCAGTGCCGACAGCTCCGAGATGCTGGTTGCCTCCACCTACTACAGCAAGCGCAATCGCGGTGACCGCTTCGACCAGCTCGAGGCTTACGACACCAAGACCTTCGCGCTCAAGAAAGAAATCCAGATCCCGGCCAAGCACGCCATGGCGCTACCCTACAAGGGCACCATCGCGCCGTCGGTCGACGACGCCTGGGTGTTCATCCAGAACGCCACGCCGCTGTCGTCGGTGACGGTGGTCGACCACAAGGCCTGGAAGGTCACCGCCGAGATCCCGACGCTGGGCTGCTGGATCGTGCTGCCATCGCAGAGCAACCCGCGCCGCTTCGCGACCCTGTGCGGCGACGGCACGCTGGTCACCGTGACCTTGAACGAGAAGGGCGACAGCGCCACCCAGGCGCGCAGCGAGAAGCTGTTCGACGCCGACAAGGACCCCTTGTTCGTGCAGGGCGAGCGCGTCGGCGACAGCTATTACTTCGTGTCCTACGAAGGCAACGTCAAGGTCATCAATGTCGCCGGCGACACCGCCAAGCTCGAAGACAGCTGGTCGCTGGTCGACGACGCGGACAAAAAGGCCGGCTGGAAACCGGGCGGCTACCAGCTGCAGGCCGTGCATGCACAGACCAAGCGCCTGTACGTGGGCATGCATGACGGCGCCAAGAACGGCAGCCACAAGAATCCGGCCAAGGAGATCTGGGTGTTCGATCTGGCCACCAAGAAGCGCATCCAGCGTGCGCCGGGCTCGAATTCCATCGCCATGGCCCTGACCAAGGAAGCCAAGCCCACGCTCTATGCCTATGACGGCATGAATCTCAATTTCGTGCGCTACGAGACAGCGCCGGAATTGAAACCGGTGGCGAGCGGCGACAAGGTCGGCGATTTCGCGGGCCTCGTCGAGACCCATTGAGCCCATGTCCCTGGACCCGGTGGTGACGCATCTCGTGGCGGCGGCGCTCGCCATGCTGCTGCTGATCGGCGCGTGGCAGAAGCTGCGCGACCAGCTGGCGTTTCGCACCGCGCTCGAAGCCTATGACATCGTGCCGGCCAACAGCCTGTCGGCGCTCGCCGCATGGCTGCTGCCCTGCGCCGAAGTGCTGGCCGCGGTGGCGCTGGTGGTCGATCGCACGCGTGGCTATGGCGTGGCCCTGGCCGCGCTGCTGCTGTGCGTGGTGACGGCCGCCGTGATCGTCAACCTGCTGCGTGGCCGCACCGATCTCGGCTGCGGCTGCGGCGGCATCGAAGATGAACAGACACTGTCCTGGGCACTGGTGGCGCGCAACGGCGTACTGCTGCTGTTGCTGGCGGTAGTGGCGATGGAGCCTGCCGCGCGCGACCTCAACGGGCTCGATTACCTGACGGTCGCGGCCGGCGCCTGTGCGCTCTATGGCCTGTATGCGATGGTCAATCAATTGCTCGCCAACCAGCCGCGCCTCGCGCGCCTGAGGACGCTCGCATGAACGAGGCCTTGCTGGTGGCGGTGGTGGTGCTGTGGATCCTGGTCATCGCGCTGGTGGTGGCGGTGTTCGCGCTGGCCCGCCAGATCGGCGTGCTCTACGAACGCGTGGCGCCGATGGGCGCGCTCATGATGGACGAGGGCCCGAAGGTCGGCGACCTCGCGCCGGTGTTCAACCTGGCGACGCTGGCCGGGCCGCGCGTGCAGGTCGGCGCGCCGGGCACGCACAGCACCCTGGTGTTCTTCGTCTCGCCCACCTGCCCGGTGTGCAAGAAGCTCATTCCGGTGCTGCGCTCGTCGGCCAAGGTCGAAAGCGCGTGGCTGCGCATCGTGCTGGCCAGCGACGGTGATGAAGCGCGCCAGCGCGCCTTCTACGAGAAGGCTGAACTCGGCGATTTTCCCTACGTGCTCTCCACCGATCTCGGCATGGCCTACAAGGTCGGCAAGCTGCCGTTCGCGGTCTTGATCGATGAACAGGGACGGGTGCGCGCCAAGGGCCTCATCAATTCGCGCGAGCAGTTGGAAAGCCTCTTCACGGCCAAGGATCTGGGCGTGGAGTCGATTCAGGAATATTTGCAGAAAGCATAACCACGAGTGGGGACCCGCTTATGAAATGGTTCGACGAGTTTATCGAGCGTCAGACGCGCGCCGTGGCGCAAAAGACCTCGCGGCGCAGTGCGTTGACGAAAATCAGCCGCGCGCTGGTCGGAACCGCGTTCCTGCTGCCGGTGTTGCCGTTCGCGCGCGTGGCCCAGGCCGCCCACGGCGGCGGCGCCGCGCCCGATACCAAGCTCGATCCCATGAACGACACCCACTGCGAATACTGGCGCTATTGTTCGCTGGACGGTTTCCTGTGTACCTGCTGCGGCGGATCGACCACGCAGTGCCCGCCGGGGACACAGGCCTCGTCGGTGACCTGGATCGGCACCTGCCACAATCCTGACGATGGTCGCGACTACATCGTCAGCTACAACGACTGCTGCGGCGTCGCGTCCTGTGGTCGCTGTTTCTGCAATACCAACGAAGGCGAGCGCCCCGGCTACCGGATGTCGGTGCACAACGACGTCAACTGGTGCATGGGCAACGAGAGCAGCATCTACCACTGCACGGTGTCGGTGGTGCTGGGTGTATCGGGCGGCGCCGGCTGAACGTGCGCCTCCGTCGTTTTCCGCCGGTCGCGGCCCTGCTCGTCGCGACCCTCGTCGCGACCCTCGCCGCGAGCGTCGCGGCCGGACCTTCCGTGCAGACTGCCCACACCACGCCCGCCGAACTCGATTACCTGCAATTCTGCTCTGGCTGCCATCAGGACGATGGTGGCGGTAGCGTCGCCAACCACGTGCCGCGTCTGCCGGGCAGCGTCGGCCATTTCGCCCGCACCGCCGAGGGGCGGGCCTTCCTGATCCAGGTCGGCGGCGTGGCCCAGGCGCCGATCTCGGACGCGGCGGTGGCGGCGCTGTTGAACTGGATGCTGCCGGCATTCGACGGCGCCAACCTGCCGCAAGACTTCGCGCCCTACAGCGCCGCCGAAGTTGCCAAGGCGCGGGCCGTGCGTCCGGGCGACCTCGCGGCGGCGCGCGCGGTGATCGCGGCGCAGCTCCGTGCACAGGGCATCGAGGTCGCGAAGTACTGACCGCGTCGCCTTCCGCGCAGTTCGCTTCTACCTCGATGGATAGCGGATTTCCCTAGTACATTTCCACATTTAGCGCGCTTCAAAGCCTTGGCAGGTCGCGACCATACGGCGTAGAATCTCGGCCCGTTCTCGCATGTCGTACCCACCGGGATTGGACAGCCATCCCGCACGGAGGAGTGGCGATTGAAGCCCACAGATATCGGTAATCCCAACTACTTTCACAAAGTCGTTGACTGTCAGTGGGCCTGCCCGGCCCATACCCCTGTCCCCGAATACATTCGCCTGATCGCGGCCGGCCGTTACGCCGACGCCTACATGGTCAATTGGAAGTCGAATGTGTTCCCCGGCATTCTCGGTCGCACCTGCGACCGTCCCTGCGAACCGGCCTGCCGGCGCGGGCGTGTCGAGGAAGAGCCGGTCGCCATCTGCCGCCTGAAGCGCGTCGCCGCCGACTACAAGGGCGACGTCAGCGCGCGCATGCCAGCGCCGGCCGCAAGCAAGAACGGCAAGCGCGTGGCCTGCATCGGCGGCGGCCCGGCCTCGCTGACGGTCGCGCGCGATCTCGCGCCGCTCGGCTACGACGTCACGGTCTACGACGGCGCCGAACGCGCCGGCGGCATGATTCGCAGCCAGATCCCGAAATTCCGCCTGCCCGAGGAAGTGATCGACGAAGAGGTCGGCTACATCCTGAACCAGGGCGTCAATTTCAAGAGCGGCGTGTGGGTCAACTCGCTGAAGGACATCCTGGCGGAAAAATACGACGCGGTGTTCGTCGGCACCGGCGCACCGCGCGGCCGCGATCTGAACATCCCGGGTCGCAAGGAAGCCGCCGAGCACATCCACATCGGCATCGACTGGCTGTCGTCGGTCGCTTTCGGCCACATCGACAAGATCGCCAAGCGCGTCATCGTGCTCGGCGGCGGCAACACCGCGATGGACTGCTGCCGTTCTTCCAAGCGCCTCGGCGGCGAGGAAGTCACGGTCATCGTGCGTTCCAGCTTCGAGGAAATGAAAGCCTCGCCGTGGGAAAAGGAAGACGCCCAGCACGAAGGCATTCCGATTCTGAACTTCATGGTGCCGAAGACCTTCGAGCACGACAACGGCAAGCTGACCGGCATGACCTTCGAAACCGTGCGCGCCGAGTACGACGCCAAGGGTCGCCGCTCGCTGGTGCCTACCGGTGAAGCGGACAAGTTCGTACCCTGCGACGCGGTGCTGATCGCGGTCGGCCAGGAGAACGCCTTCCCCTGGATCGAACGCGACATCGGGCTCGAGTTCAACGAATGGGACATGCCCAAGCTCAACGAAGCGACCTTCCAGTCCACCATCCCGAACGTGTTCTTCGGCGGTGACGCGGCGCTCGGTCCCAAGAACATCATCTGGGCCGTCGCCCATGGTCACGACGCCGCGGTCTCGATCGACAAGTTCCTGAACGGCGATGTGCTCGAGGATCGCCCGCTGCCGGCCGTGGCCGTGACCTCGCAGAAGATGGGCATCCACGAGTGGAGCTACGACAACGATGTCTCCAACGACCATCGTTTCAAGGTGCCGCTGAAGGATCTCAAGCAGGCGCTAGCCAATATCAAGGTCGAGGTCGAACTCGGCTTCGATCAGAAACTGGCGCTGGCCGAAGCCGAGCGTTGCTTGAACTGCGACGTGCAGACCGTCTTCACCGACAAGCTGTGCATCGAGTGCGATGCCTGCGTCGACATCTGCCCGGTCGATTGCATCAACTTCACCGCCAACGGCGAGGAAGTCGAGGTGCGTTCGCGGCTGCGCGCGCCATCCACCGAGAAGTCCCAGGATCTCTACGTGTCCGGTCCGCTCAAGACCGAGCGCGTGATGATCAAGGACGAGAACGTCTGCCTGCATTGCGGCCTGTGTGCCGAGCGCTGCCCGACGGGCGCCTGGGACATGCAGAAATACCTGATGGAGATGGAACATGCAGGACCGGGCTGCCGCGGCAAGCGCGCCGGCGCCCGCGCGGCCTGATCGGAGCCTTGCAAACCACATGAAGAAGCAACTCGCAGCGGTCAACGACTTCGTCGTCAAGTTCGCCAACGTCAACGGCTCGGGCTCGGCCTCGGCCAACACGCTGTTCGCCAAGTCCATCATGCGCATGGGTGTGCCGGTCAGCCCGCGCAACATCTTTCCGTCCAACATCCAGGGCCTGCCGACCTGGTACGAAGTGCGGGTGTCGGAGCGCGGCTGGCTGGGGCGCCGTGGCGGCGTCGATCTGATGGTCGCCATGAATCCCCAGACCTGGAACGAGGACGTCAAGGAAATCGCCGCCGGCGGTTACCTGTTCTACGATTCCACCAAGCCCATGCCGGCCTCCAAGTTCCGTGATGACATCACCGTCATCGGCATGCCGCTGACCCAGATCTGCAACCGCACCTATACCGATGCGCGCCAGCGTCAGCTGTTCAAGAACATCATCTATGTCGGCGCGCTGTCGGCGCTGCTGGACATCGACCCGGAAGCGATCAAGAAGCTGATTGCCGAGCAGTACCGCGGCAAGGAAGCGCTGCTCGATTCCAACATCAAGGCCTTCGAGATGGGCCGCGATTACGCGCGCGCCGAGTTCAAGTGCCCGATAGGGCTGCGCTGCGAAGCGCGCGACGCGGTCGGCGACCAGATCTTCCTGGAAGGCAACAGCGCGGCGGCCTTGGGCGCGGTCTATGGCGGCGCGACGGTGTGCGCCTGGTATCCGATCACGCCGTCGTCCTCGGTGGCCGAGGCCTTCGAGCGTCACTGCAAGAAATTCCGTCGCGAGCCGGAAACCGGCGACGCGCGTTTCGCCATCATCCAGGCCGAGGACGAACTCGCCTCGATCGGCATGGTGATCGGCGCGGCCTGGAACGGCTCGCGCTCTTTCACCGCGACCTCCGGCCCGGGCATCTCGCTCATGCAGGAGTTCATCGGTCTCGCCTATTTCGCCGAGATCCCGGCGGTCATCATCGACGTGCAGCGCGGCGGTCCGTCGACCGGCATGCCGACCCGCACCCAGCAGTCGGATGTCTTGTCCTGCGCCTACGCGTCCCACGGCGACACCAAGCACGTGTTGCTGTTCCCGGAAGACCCGCGCGAAGCCTTCGAGCTGACGGCACTGGCCTTCGACTATGCCGACCGCCTGCAGACGCCAATCTTCGTGATGTCCGATCTCGACATCGGCATGAACGAGCGCCTGTGCAAGCCGCTGTCCTGGGATGACAGCAAGCTCATCGATCGCGGCAAGGTCATGACCGAGGAAATGCTCGACGCCGGCACGGCCTTCGGCCGCTACCTCGACGTCGACGGCGATGGCATTCCCTATCGCACCTATCCTGGCACGCACCCGAAGTCGGGCGCCTATTTCACGCGCGGCACCACCAAGGACCGCATGGCGAAATACAGCGAGGCGGGCCCGGACTACATCGAGAACATGGAGCGCCTGCTCAAGAAGTTCGAGACCGCCAAGAGCATCCTGCCGGCGCCGGTGCGTCATGCCAACAAGGTCGCGACGCGGATCGGCGTCATGTACTACGGCTCGACTTCGCCGGCCATGGAAGAAGCCTTCGAACTGCTGCAGGAAGACGGCATCGTGGTCGACGGTCTGCGCATCCGCGCCTTCCCCTTCCACGAGGACGTCGAGAAGTTCGTGGCCGCGCACGACATGGTGTTCCTGGTCGAACAGAACCGCGATGCGCAGCTGCGCACCCTGCTCATGACCGAGTGCGAGATGGACCCGGCCAAGCTCACGCCGGTGCTGCACTACGATGGCACGCCGATCACGGCGCGCTTCATCGCCGGCGCCATCGGCGCCAAGCTCGGTGCGAAGAACGCCCAGGCGCAACGCAGCGCCGCTGGTAACTGACAAGGCAGCAAACGCATGACCTACATCGCCAAACCCAAGCTCAATCACCCGCAGGCCGCGATCAATACGCTCGGCTTCACGCGCCGCCATTACGAGGGCACGATCTCGACGCTGTGCGCCGGCTGCGGCCACGACTCGATCAGCGGCGCCATCATCCAGGCCTTCTTCGAGCTGTCCATCGAGCCGCACCGCGTGGCCAAGCTGTCCGGCATCGGTTGCTCGTCCAAGACCCCGACCTACTTCCTCGGCGGATCCCATGGCTTCAACAGCGTGCATGGCCGCATGCCGTCGGTGCTGACCGGCGCCAACCTCGCCAACCGCGATCTGATCTACCTCGGCGTGTCGGGCGACGGTGACTCGGCGTCCATCGGCTTTGGCCAGTTCGCCCACTCCATTCGTCGCGGCGTGAACATGCTGTACGTGGTGGAGAACAATGGCGTGTATGGCCTCACCAAGGGCCAGTTCTCGGCCACCGCCGACCAGGGCTCGAAGTCCAAGAAGGGCGCCATCAACAGCGATTCGCCCATCGATCTCGTCAGCGTCGCCATGCAGCTCGGCGCGACTTTCGTCGCGCGCAGCTTCTCCGGTGACAAGACCCAGCTGGTGCCGCTCTTGAAGGCAGCCATCCAGCACAAGGGCGCGGCTTTCATCGACGTGCTGTCGCCGTGCGTGGCGTTCAACAACCACGGTGGTTCGACCAAGAGCTACGACTACCTGCGCGAGCACAACGAAGCGGTCAATCGCCTCGACTTCATTCCGAAGCGCGAGGAGATCACCACCGATTACGCGCCCGGCACGGTCGAAGACATCGAGCAGCACGACGGCAGCGTGGTGCGCCTGCACAAGGTCGCCGAGGATTACGATCCTTACGACCGCATTGCCGCCATGAACTACCTGCAGGCCCATGCCGCGCGTGGTGAACTGGTGACCGGCCTCTTGTATCTCGACCGTGAGCCCGAAGATCTGCATTCGCATCTCGGCACGGTCAAGGCGCCGCTCAACACGCTCGGCGACAAGGAACTGTGCCCCGGCGCCAAGGCGCTGGATGCCATCAACGCGTCCCTGCGTTGACTGAAACGGGCACGGGCGCTCTGCCCGTGCCTGGTAGACCTTCGCGCGGGTCTTGCCACTCAGTGACTGAATGTCAGACTGAAGTCTGACCCACAATCTTCGGGGACGGCCCTTTGTGGGTCAGACTTCAGTCTGACATTGCTCGATATCTTCCCGTTATTGGTCGATCCATACCATCGATGACGGGTTCCTGCCCGCGCATTGCGCGGCGCACTTTCACGCGCTTGATCCCCGTCAAGTCTGTCCCGCGCTGATCCCTTACCAATACCGTGGTGCGGGCTTGTCCGCGCGTAGCGAAGGGGAGAGGCGCATGAGAACCAGCTATCGGACCGGATTGGGGTGTTTGACCTTGCTCGCCGTCGGCGTCGCGCAGGCGGGCACGCTCGAGGGCACGGTACGTGTCGCCGACCAGCCGCTGGCGGGCGCGATGGTGAGCCTCGCCAACGGCCAGGGCATGACCGACTCGGCATACAGCGACGCGAACGGCCATTACGTCCTGAGCACGCGCCTCGACGGCGCGCTCAAGCTGCGCGTGCGCAAGCGCTATCACAAGGACGAGCTCAGCGATGTATCGTTGGCGGCCGATGCGCAAAGCAAACTCGACTTCACGCTCGCGCCGCTCACCGACGCCAAGGAATTGTCCGACGACCATCCGTCGCTGTCGCACTTCGCGCAGATCGATTTCGACAAGGATGAAAAAGCGCCCTTCTCGCGCGCCAACTTCACGCGCGACTGCCTGAGCTGTCATTCCATCGGTAATCTCACCACGCGCTGGCCGCGTCCGCCCGAAGGCTGGGTGCCGACCGTGCAGCGCATGCATGGCTATCTCGGCAATGCCGACATGGACTTGATCAAGCTGCGCGCCGAGCGCCTGTCCAAGGCCATGGACGGACGGCTGGTCAATTCACGGCCCGAAGTGCCCTACGACGCCTTGTTGGCGCAGGCCACGGTCCATCAATACCGGCTGCCCGATACCGTGGTGCCGCACGACGCCGAGTACTCGCCGACCTACGACAAGGTCTATCTTTCCGAGATGTTCGCCGGCGAAGTGTTGGAGACCGATCTCAAGAGCGGCAAGACCCTGCATTTCAAACTGCCGGATGACGGCGAAAAGGCCGGCGGTGAATTCACGCGCCGCGGCATGCCGGCGCCCTATGGCCTGACCATCGCACGCGCGCCCCACAGTCTCGCCGAGGGGCCGGACGGCAAGATCTATCTGACCGATTCGATTG contains the following coding sequences:
- a CDS encoding carboxypeptidase regulatory-like domain-containing protein, with protein sequence MRTSYRTGLGCLTLLAVGVAQAGTLEGTVRVADQPLAGAMVSLANGQGMTDSAYSDANGHYVLSTRLDGALKLRVRKRYHKDELSDVSLAADAQSKLDFTLAPLTDAKELSDDHPSLSHFAQIDFDKDEKAPFSRANFTRDCLSCHSIGNLTTRWPRPPEGWVPTVQRMHGYLGNADMDLIKLRAERLSKAMDGRLVNSRPEVPYDALLAQATVHQYRLPDTVVPHDAEYSPTYDKVYLSEMFAGEVLETDLKSGKTLHFKLPDDGEKAGGEFTRRGMPAPYGLTIARAPHSLAEGPDGKIYLTDSIGAGITVFDPKSHAMKSYQVGGGALYPHTVRAAKDGIIWFTIAMSNQVGRFDPKTKTSKVITLPPTPALSASGGPIPYGIDVSPTDGSVWYSKLASDKIGRIDAATLEVKEFDSPVRGPRRQRFDAQGQLWVTGFSEGAIARIDVASWKAEIFPLPRYAPNEIPAPYALAINPATQEVWVNDTMLDLAWRFLPKEKRFVAYPMPLKGTYTRDFSFTPDGWACTANNPIPATALEGGTPELVCIDPGKAASSVAVSAR